One region of Ictalurus furcatus strain D&B chromosome 17, Billie_1.0, whole genome shotgun sequence genomic DNA includes:
- the LOC128621139 gene encoding microtubule-associated protein 4: MDFSHITSRCGSKDNIKHVPGGGNVQILNKKVDLSQVTPKYGSKDSINHKPGGGNAKIESQKSKSKSKTGSMDSVGQEPGADLAEQVGDQQKSEGSPPTPANPPIQTDGGMKEKGLKESSPAPPPAPSEGQGLWNSQSQDKHIPATSKYISGTLVVL, translated from the exons atggaCTTCAGCCACATCACCTCCCGTTGTGGttccaaggacaacatcaagcATGTCCCCGGAGGAGGAAAC GTTCAGATTCTGAATAAAAAAGTCGATTTAAGCCAAGTGACCCCAAAATATGGCTCCAAGGACAGCATTAACCACAAGCCAG GTGGTGGTAATGCAAAGATTGAGTCTCAGAAGAGCAAGTCCAAATCCAAAACGGGATCAATGGACAGTGTGGGCCAAGAGCCAGGAGCTGACCTTGCTGAG CAGGTAGGGGATCAACAGAAATCTGAAGGAAGCCCGCCTACTCCTGCAAACCCACCCATTCAGACCGATGGAGGGATGAAGGAGAAGGGGCTGAAGGAGAGCTCTCCTGCACCCCCACCTGCACCCTCTGAAGGACAGGGGCTCTGGAATTCTCAAAGTCAAGACAAACACATCCCTGCCACAAGTAAGTATATTTCAGGTACTTTAGTTGTTCTATGA
- the LOC128621137 gene encoding microtubule-associated protein 4-like isoform X2 has translation MDFKGDIHSYGAPKSGQDSLLKKDNVATPEAKSFDIKVGDLDKIGGKKEGFTQQGMNTSANMNVGMAPFQSTKPPTMAESQKTSILHANEQPKPFLAPSKPPDTSTHNILDKPAVCSWTGQAMLTHSPNKAEQSSSELLGYQGVLHKDATSEEGSDEAVQQKGKKCETSEEAYGLLESLRSPEKTQPKSSYQEDCSPPDNGENWKSEIREWGGGRIQAKKSKSRKKLPEEWASLPNTASPSSDPNTEMDIDMDMFISDMYETKDPPTTFIEQGGSSSFTTTLHSAIPSTISQANTVLLSNNTDLSKSNQVSTPNLTSGPETTAHSISNPHADTKTFQNNSSVSGPSLSDPSSTVVSQNPAAPASLTSQTKHQEPPLAKSHQVKEDTIAKEKMEKMDTSPKTDILNTLVKAEKPENTEKTDNKKVDNVGKIQEAEKQESKTEKNGKLEKGSNAEETKKEVKEEKKNGGEKVEKTVKNEKNVKAAKENSKPTAANGTKDLISPDQVKSNKQNSAKPSSHSTGENSGAPTSSSANKTGPVAKKTSPTGTKKPPGITSAHDAKTSENSTSAKRKPPVPKFNEAPKGSSGTKTSGSSVKTSLKKTAANAASAPATDGTPAPRPSRITKPPVPKQMPLPKKPPVPRAPRSARIPNAPLPDLKNVSAKIGSTDNMKYQPGGGKVQWSRGKILHCVTAFFMTVEFFLSYINCKKSTRYLEQLKLFHVQHKTIVFSNLHIKLTLIFMNYQVAK, from the exons ATGGACTTTAAAGGTGATATTCATTCATATGGAGCTCCCAAATCTGGCCAGGATAGTCTGTTAAAGAAAGATAATGTGGCTACCCCAGAGGCAAAGAGTTTTGACATTAAAGTTGGTGACCTGGATAAAATTGGTGGGAAAAAAGAAG GTTTCACCCAGCAAGGAATGAATACAAGCGCTAATATGAATGTGGGAATGGCCCCCTTTCAGTCCACTAAACCTCCCACCATGGCTGAATCTCAGAAGACATCTATCCTTCATGCTAATGAACAACCAAAACCTTTCTTGGCCCCCAGTAAACCACCTGACACAAGCACTCACAATATCTTGGACAAACCTGCAG TATGCTCCTGGACAGGTCAGGCCATGCTCACCCATTCCCCCAACAAGGCAGAGCAGAGTTCCTCAGAACTTTTGGGTTACCAAGGGGTTCTACATAAAGATGCCACATCAGAGGAAGGGTCAGATGAGGCTGTACAGCAGAAGGGGAAGAAATGTGAAACTAGTGAAGAGGCATATGGTCTCTTGGAAAGCCTTAGATCTCCTGAAAAAACCCAACCAAAAAGCTCTTACCAAGAAGACTGTTCACCCCCTGATAATGGCGAGAACTGGAAGAGTGAAATTCGAGAGTGGGGTGGCGGACGGATCCAGGCGAAGAAAAGTAAGAGCAGAAAGAAGCTTCCGGAGGAGTGGGCCAGTTTACCAAATACAGCTAGCCCCTCTTCTGACCCAAATACTGAAATGGACATAGACATGGATATGTTTATTTCTGACATGTATGAGACCAAAGACCCTCCTACTACTTTTATTGAACAAGGGGGTTCGTCTTCTTTCACAACTACACTTCATTCGGCCATCCCATCAACAATAAGTCAGGCTAATACCGTCTTACTTTCAAACAACACTGATCTATCCAAGAGCAATCAAGTCTCGACCCCGAATCTCACCTCTGGCCCTGAAACTACTGCACATTCCATCTCTAACCCACATGCAGACACCAAAACCTTTCAGAACAATTCATCTGTAAGTGGTCCCTCCTTATCAGACCCTTCCAGCACTGTAGTAAGCCAAAATCCTGCAGCTCCTGCTTCCCTCACTTCTCAAACAAAGCATCAGGAACCACCACTGGCAAAGTCCCACCAAG TGAAAGAAGATACTATTGCAAAAGAGAAGATGGAGAAAATGGACACTTCACCGAAGACAGATATTTTGAACACACTTGTTAAAGCAGAGAAGCCTGAAAACACAGAGAAGACTGACAACAAGAAAGTGGACAATGTGGGCAAGATCCAGGAGGCAGAGAAACAGGAGTCCAAAACTGAGAAGAATGGGAAGCTTGAGAAAGGGAGTAATGCTGAAGAGACAAAAAAGGAagtgaaggaggagaagaagaacggTGGTGAAAAAGTGGAGAAGACAGTCAAGAATGAGAAGAATGTGAAGGCTGCCAAAGAGAACAGTAAACCCACTGCAGCTAATGGAACTAAAGATTTGATCAGTCCTGATCAAGTTAAG tcaaacaaacaaaattcagCAAAACCAAGCTCACATTCCACTGGAGAAAATTCTGGTGCCCCCACCTCTAGTTCAGCAAATAAAACAGGCCCTGTGGCCAAGAAAACATCTCCTACTGGCACCAAGAAACCTCCTGGCATCACCTCTGCTCATGACGCAAAg accTCAGAGAACAGTACTTCAGCCAAGCGTAAGCCTCCAGTTCCAAAGTTTAATGAGGCTCCAAAAGgctcatctggcaccaagaccagTGGCTCCTCAG TTAAAACCTCACTGAAGAAGACTGCTGCAAATGCAGCCAGTGCACCAGCCACTGATGGGACTCCAGCCCCTCGGCCCTCCCGCATCACTAAACCCCCTGTGCCCAAGCAGATGCCCCTGCCAAAGAAGCCCCCAGTGCCACGAGCACCACGCAGTGCTCGAATCCCTAATGCACCCCTGCCTGATCTAAAGAATGTCTCTGCAAAGATTGGCTCCACAGACAACATGAAGTACCAGCCCGGTGGAGGCAAGGTACAGTGGTCTAGGGGAAAGATACTACACTGCGTTACAGCATTTTTTATGACTGTTGAATTTTTCTTGTCTTACATTAATTGTAAGAAAAGCACTAGATATTTAGAacaattaaaattatttcatgtacaacataaaacaattgTTTTCAGCAACCTACATATAAAATTGACTCTAATCTTTATGAACTATCAAGTGGCTAAATAA
- the LOC128621137 gene encoding microtubule-associated protein 4-like isoform X1: MDFKGDIHSYGAPKSGQDSLLKKDNVATPEAKSFDIKVGDLDKIGGKKEDLSLISGLSVVQIGSQCQGSLGENGFGQICNTNIFGFTQQGMNTSANMNVGMAPFQSTKPPTMAESQKTSILHANEQPKPFLAPSKPPDTSTHNILDKPAVCSWTGQAMLTHSPNKAEQSSSELLGYQGVLHKDATSEEGSDEAVQQKGKKCETSEEAYGLLESLRSPEKTQPKSSYQEDCSPPDNGENWKSEIREWGGGRIQAKKSKSRKKLPEEWASLPNTASPSSDPNTEMDIDMDMFISDMYETKDPPTTFIEQGGSSSFTTTLHSAIPSTISQANTVLLSNNTDLSKSNQVSTPNLTSGPETTAHSISNPHADTKTFQNNSSVSGPSLSDPSSTVVSQNPAAPASLTSQTKHQEPPLAKSHQVKEDTIAKEKMEKMDTSPKTDILNTLVKAEKPENTEKTDNKKVDNVGKIQEAEKQESKTEKNGKLEKGSNAEETKKEVKEEKKNGGEKVEKTVKNEKNVKAAKENSKPTAANGTKDLISPDQVKSNKQNSAKPSSHSTGENSGAPTSSSANKTGPVAKKTSPTGTKKPPGITSAHDAKTSENSTSAKRKPPVPKFNEAPKGSSGTKTSGSSVKTSLKKTAANAASAPATDGTPAPRPSRITKPPVPKQMPLPKKPPVPRAPRSARIPNAPLPDLKNVSAKIGSTDNMKYQPGGGKVQWSRGKILHCVTAFFMTVEFFLSYINCKKSTRYLEQLKLFHVQHKTIVFSNLHIKLTLIFMNYQVAK, translated from the exons ATGGACTTTAAAGGTGATATTCATTCATATGGAGCTCCCAAATCTGGCCAGGATAGTCTGTTAAAGAAAGATAATGTGGCTACCCCAGAGGCAAAGAGTTTTGACATTAAAGTTGGTGACCTGGATAAAATTGGTGGGAAAAAAGAAG ACCTCAGCTTAATTTCAGGATTGTCTGTAGTGCAGATTGGGAGTCAGTGCCAGGGTTCTCTGGGAGAAAATGGCTTTGGTCAGATctgtaacactaacattttTG GTTTCACCCAGCAAGGAATGAATACAAGCGCTAATATGAATGTGGGAATGGCCCCCTTTCAGTCCACTAAACCTCCCACCATGGCTGAATCTCAGAAGACATCTATCCTTCATGCTAATGAACAACCAAAACCTTTCTTGGCCCCCAGTAAACCACCTGACACAAGCACTCACAATATCTTGGACAAACCTGCAG TATGCTCCTGGACAGGTCAGGCCATGCTCACCCATTCCCCCAACAAGGCAGAGCAGAGTTCCTCAGAACTTTTGGGTTACCAAGGGGTTCTACATAAAGATGCCACATCAGAGGAAGGGTCAGATGAGGCTGTACAGCAGAAGGGGAAGAAATGTGAAACTAGTGAAGAGGCATATGGTCTCTTGGAAAGCCTTAGATCTCCTGAAAAAACCCAACCAAAAAGCTCTTACCAAGAAGACTGTTCACCCCCTGATAATGGCGAGAACTGGAAGAGTGAAATTCGAGAGTGGGGTGGCGGACGGATCCAGGCGAAGAAAAGTAAGAGCAGAAAGAAGCTTCCGGAGGAGTGGGCCAGTTTACCAAATACAGCTAGCCCCTCTTCTGACCCAAATACTGAAATGGACATAGACATGGATATGTTTATTTCTGACATGTATGAGACCAAAGACCCTCCTACTACTTTTATTGAACAAGGGGGTTCGTCTTCTTTCACAACTACACTTCATTCGGCCATCCCATCAACAATAAGTCAGGCTAATACCGTCTTACTTTCAAACAACACTGATCTATCCAAGAGCAATCAAGTCTCGACCCCGAATCTCACCTCTGGCCCTGAAACTACTGCACATTCCATCTCTAACCCACATGCAGACACCAAAACCTTTCAGAACAATTCATCTGTAAGTGGTCCCTCCTTATCAGACCCTTCCAGCACTGTAGTAAGCCAAAATCCTGCAGCTCCTGCTTCCCTCACTTCTCAAACAAAGCATCAGGAACCACCACTGGCAAAGTCCCACCAAG TGAAAGAAGATACTATTGCAAAAGAGAAGATGGAGAAAATGGACACTTCACCGAAGACAGATATTTTGAACACACTTGTTAAAGCAGAGAAGCCTGAAAACACAGAGAAGACTGACAACAAGAAAGTGGACAATGTGGGCAAGATCCAGGAGGCAGAGAAACAGGAGTCCAAAACTGAGAAGAATGGGAAGCTTGAGAAAGGGAGTAATGCTGAAGAGACAAAAAAGGAagtgaaggaggagaagaagaacggTGGTGAAAAAGTGGAGAAGACAGTCAAGAATGAGAAGAATGTGAAGGCTGCCAAAGAGAACAGTAAACCCACTGCAGCTAATGGAACTAAAGATTTGATCAGTCCTGATCAAGTTAAG tcaaacaaacaaaattcagCAAAACCAAGCTCACATTCCACTGGAGAAAATTCTGGTGCCCCCACCTCTAGTTCAGCAAATAAAACAGGCCCTGTGGCCAAGAAAACATCTCCTACTGGCACCAAGAAACCTCCTGGCATCACCTCTGCTCATGACGCAAAg accTCAGAGAACAGTACTTCAGCCAAGCGTAAGCCTCCAGTTCCAAAGTTTAATGAGGCTCCAAAAGgctcatctggcaccaagaccagTGGCTCCTCAG TTAAAACCTCACTGAAGAAGACTGCTGCAAATGCAGCCAGTGCACCAGCCACTGATGGGACTCCAGCCCCTCGGCCCTCCCGCATCACTAAACCCCCTGTGCCCAAGCAGATGCCCCTGCCAAAGAAGCCCCCAGTGCCACGAGCACCACGCAGTGCTCGAATCCCTAATGCACCCCTGCCTGATCTAAAGAATGTCTCTGCAAAGATTGGCTCCACAGACAACATGAAGTACCAGCCCGGTGGAGGCAAGGTACAGTGGTCTAGGGGAAAGATACTACACTGCGTTACAGCATTTTTTATGACTGTTGAATTTTTCTTGTCTTACATTAATTGTAAGAAAAGCACTAGATATTTAGAacaattaaaattatttcatgtacaacataaaacaattgTTTTCAGCAACCTACATATAAAATTGACTCTAATCTTTATGAACTATCAAGTGGCTAAATAA
- the LOC128621137 gene encoding uncharacterized protein DDB_G0284459-like isoform X3 produces MDFKGDIHSYGAPKSGQDSLLKKDNVATPEAKSFDIKVGDLDKIGGKKEDLSLISGLSVVQIGSQCQGSLGENGFGQICNTNIFGFTQQGMNTSANMNVGMAPFQSTKPPTMAESQKTSILHANEQPKPFLAPSKPPDTSTHNILDKPAVKEDTIAKEKMEKMDTSPKTDILNTLVKAEKPENTEKTDNKKVDNVGKIQEAEKQESKTEKNGKLEKGSNAEETKKEVKEEKKNGGEKVEKTVKNEKNVKAAKENSKPTAANGTKDLISPDQVKSNKQNSAKPSSHSTGENSGAPTSSSANKTGPVAKKTSPTGTKKPPGITSAHDAKTSENSTSAKRKPPVPKFNEAPKGSSGTKTSGSSVKTSLKKTAANAASAPATDGTPAPRPSRITKPPVPKQMPLPKKPPVPRAPRSARIPNAPLPDLKNVSAKIGSTDNMKYQPGGGKVQWSRGKILHCVTAFFMTVEFFLSYINCKKSTRYLEQLKLFHVQHKTIVFSNLHIKLTLIFMNYQVAK; encoded by the exons ATGGACTTTAAAGGTGATATTCATTCATATGGAGCTCCCAAATCTGGCCAGGATAGTCTGTTAAAGAAAGATAATGTGGCTACCCCAGAGGCAAAGAGTTTTGACATTAAAGTTGGTGACCTGGATAAAATTGGTGGGAAAAAAGAAG ACCTCAGCTTAATTTCAGGATTGTCTGTAGTGCAGATTGGGAGTCAGTGCCAGGGTTCTCTGGGAGAAAATGGCTTTGGTCAGATctgtaacactaacattttTG GTTTCACCCAGCAAGGAATGAATACAAGCGCTAATATGAATGTGGGAATGGCCCCCTTTCAGTCCACTAAACCTCCCACCATGGCTGAATCTCAGAAGACATCTATCCTTCATGCTAATGAACAACCAAAACCTTTCTTGGCCCCCAGTAAACCACCTGACACAAGCACTCACAATATCTTGGACAAACCTGCAG TGAAAGAAGATACTATTGCAAAAGAGAAGATGGAGAAAATGGACACTTCACCGAAGACAGATATTTTGAACACACTTGTTAAAGCAGAGAAGCCTGAAAACACAGAGAAGACTGACAACAAGAAAGTGGACAATGTGGGCAAGATCCAGGAGGCAGAGAAACAGGAGTCCAAAACTGAGAAGAATGGGAAGCTTGAGAAAGGGAGTAATGCTGAAGAGACAAAAAAGGAagtgaaggaggagaagaagaacggTGGTGAAAAAGTGGAGAAGACAGTCAAGAATGAGAAGAATGTGAAGGCTGCCAAAGAGAACAGTAAACCCACTGCAGCTAATGGAACTAAAGATTTGATCAGTCCTGATCAAGTTAAG tcaaacaaacaaaattcagCAAAACCAAGCTCACATTCCACTGGAGAAAATTCTGGTGCCCCCACCTCTAGTTCAGCAAATAAAACAGGCCCTGTGGCCAAGAAAACATCTCCTACTGGCACCAAGAAACCTCCTGGCATCACCTCTGCTCATGACGCAAAg accTCAGAGAACAGTACTTCAGCCAAGCGTAAGCCTCCAGTTCCAAAGTTTAATGAGGCTCCAAAAGgctcatctggcaccaagaccagTGGCTCCTCAG TTAAAACCTCACTGAAGAAGACTGCTGCAAATGCAGCCAGTGCACCAGCCACTGATGGGACTCCAGCCCCTCGGCCCTCCCGCATCACTAAACCCCCTGTGCCCAAGCAGATGCCCCTGCCAAAGAAGCCCCCAGTGCCACGAGCACCACGCAGTGCTCGAATCCCTAATGCACCCCTGCCTGATCTAAAGAATGTCTCTGCAAAGATTGGCTCCACAGACAACATGAAGTACCAGCCCGGTGGAGGCAAGGTACAGTGGTCTAGGGGAAAGATACTACACTGCGTTACAGCATTTTTTATGACTGTTGAATTTTTCTTGTCTTACATTAATTGTAAGAAAAGCACTAGATATTTAGAacaattaaaattatttcatgtacaacataaaacaattgTTTTCAGCAACCTACATATAAAATTGACTCTAATCTTTATGAACTATCAAGTGGCTAAATAA